The following proteins come from a genomic window of Coffea arabica cultivar ET-39 chromosome 11c, Coffea Arabica ET-39 HiFi, whole genome shotgun sequence:
- the LOC140016578 gene encoding uncharacterized protein gives MNQVTKLLNKLMEVPSRMSTARTLQFNNLHLEQGMKQLKKVQIRTLKVHIPVTPPLCHATRTMQIEITLDDNGIPISEKTSFSEFLGSLARNGMYCPVDVETWLKVPRKLKMDMLEVIKERFVLPMGLEAWTLRSIGKKWRSWKADLKANYFDPAVPNAEARFQKDIRVREEQWIKLWAYWKSEEAKSKQLGRPPTRVEMFNKFDTHADGTPSSTIVAENLEKMTELKNQLPSDSQDPVGRDDIFAQVVGQDKHGHVRLFSDGVNPTDLWEDIPSRNTRYRISVQQQSTLVRLEQRLQRQDDEIASLKKMVLVQHGRGSPIDSPRHPSSSSNNVSSHAPSRATRPIRVRNMVSLKSLFDPTKIVAKGYLRSLNPLDEVGGQALGPNWCEIQIQVAMTPREQLIRPYGLQQTIQDALGAPVAWPCHLVEPAEK, from the exons ATGAATCAGGTGACCAAGTTACTCAACAAGCTGATGGAGGTTCCAAGTCGCATGAGCACTGCCAGAACTCTCCAATTCAACAATCTCCACTTGGAACAAGGCATGAAGCAACTGAAGAAAGTCCAAATCAGGACTCTCAAGGTCCACATTCCAGTGACACCACCTTTATGTCATGCAACTCGGACAATGCAG ATTGAGATTACACTCGATGACAATGGGATCCCAATAAGTGAGAAAACCTCTTTCTCTGAATTCTTGGGCAGTTTGGCTAGGAATGGTATGTATTGTCCAGTAGATGTTGAAACATGGCTTAAGGTGCCAAGAAAACTTAAAATGGACATGTTAGAAGTGATAAAG GAAAGGTTTGTTTTGCCTATGGGACTGGAAGCTTGGACCTTAAGATCTATTGGCAAAAAATGGAGAAGCTGGAAGGCAGATTTAAAGGCTAACTATTTTGATCCTGCCGTGCCAAATGCTGAAGCTCGGTTTCAAAAGGACATAAGGGTACGGGAAGAGCAATGGATCAAACTTTGGGCTTATTGGAAAAGTGAAGAAGCAAAG TCCAAACAGTTGGGAAGACCTCCTACTAGAGTAGAAATGTTCAATAAGTTTGATACCCATGCCGATGGAACTCCATCAAGTACCATAGTTGCTGAGAATTTG GAAAAAATGACTGAGCTGAAAAATCAGCTTCCATCGGATTCGCAAGATCCAGTTGGTCGTGATGATATATTTGCCCAGGTGGTTGGGCAAGACAAACATGGTCATGTTCGCTTGTTTAGTGACGGTGTGAATCCAACGGACTTATGGGAAGACATTCCTAGTCGTAACACACGCTACCGTATAAGTGTTCAGCAACAGTCAACATTGGTCCGTTTGGAGCAAAGGCTTCAGCGACAAGATGATGAAATAGCCAGCTTGAAGAAAATGGTTTTAGTTCAACATGGAAGGGGCTCTCCAATTGACAGCCCGAGACATCCTTCATCATCATCTAACAATGTGTCAAGCCATGCTCCATCGCGAGCCACGCGACCTATTCGAGTAA GGAATATGGTTTCACTAAAAAGTTTGTTTGACCCAACAAAAATCGTGGCAAAGGGATATTTACGGAGTCTGAATCCATTGGATGAGGTCGGGGGACAAGCTCTTGGGCCAAACTGGTGTGAAATACAGATACAAGTTGCAATGACTCCACGTGAGCAATTGATTAGACCATATGGTTTACAACAAACGATTCAAGATGCACTTGGTGCACCAGTTGCTTGGCCTTGTCATTTG GTGGAACCAGCTGAAAAATGA
- the LOC113715779 gene encoding cell number regulator 7-like: MASGNGNDWSTGLCGCTQDCRSCCLTCWCPCVAFGRIAEIADRGQSSCCQMGCVFCLLGLLLLNHGSLSWIVSMGYRTKIRQQYGIMGGSCHDCILHFCCERCALCQEYRELQFQGYDVSAGWEANAAKKTAGVTMAPVGIQMTR, from the exons ATGGCATCTGGAAATGGGAACGACTGGTCTACCGGCCTCTGTGGTTGCACCCAAGATTGCCGTTCCT GTTGCCTTACCTGCTGGTGCCCTTGTGTTGCCTTCGGGAGGATTGCTGAGATCGCGGATAGAGGCCAATCCT CTTGCTGCCAGATGGGGTGCGTTTTCTGTCTGCTAGGTCTACTCCTGTTGAATCATGGGTCCTTGTCATGGATTGTTAGCATGGGCTATCGCACCAAGATAAGGCAACAATACGGTATTATGGGAGGCTCATGCCATGATTGTATCCTTCATTTCTGTTGCGAGCGTTGCGCCTTGTGCCAAGAGTACCGTGAACTTCAGTTCCAAGGATATGATGTTTCTGCTG GTTGGGAAGCAAATGCTGCTAAAAAGACTGCTGGGGTAACTATGGCTCCAGTTGGAATACAGATGACACGTTAG
- the LOC113715777 gene encoding cell number regulator 7-like, translated as MASGNENNDWSTGLCDCTEDCRSCCLACWCPCVAFGRIAEIVDRGQSSCCQMGCVFCLLGLLLLNHGSLSWIVSMGYRTKIRQQYGIMGGSCHDCILHFCCERCALCQEYRELQFQGYDVSAGWEANAAKKISGVTMAPVGEKMTR; from the exons ATGGCTTCTGGAAATGAGAACAACGATTGGTCTACCGGCCTCTGTGATTGCACTGAAGATTGCCGTTCCT GTTGCCTTGCCTGCTGGTGCCCTTGTGTTGCTTTTGGGAGGATTGCTGAGATCGTGGATAGAGGCCAATCCT CTTGCTGCCAGATGGGGTGCGTTTTCTGTCTGCTAGGTCTACTCCTGTTGAATCATGGGTCCTTGTCATGGATTGTTAGCATGGGCTATCGCACCAAGATAAGGCAACAATACGGTATTATGGGAGGCTCATGCCATGATTGTATCCTTCATTTCTGTTGCGAGCGTTGCGCCTTGTGCCAAGAGTACCGTGAACTCCAGTTCCAAGGATATGATGTTTCTGCTG GTTGGGAAGCAAATGCTGCTAAAAAGATTTCTGGGGTAACTATGGCTCCAGTTGGAGAAAAGATGACGCGTTAG
- the LOC113715776 gene encoding phytanoyl-CoA dioxygenase, whose product MGIHGSLSSDQLNFFNTQGYLVMESFSSLEEIESMRKRMDDLLDEFDPSTTSTIFSTKTHQHATNDYFFESAEKISFFFEEKAFDEDGNLKQPKKLSINKVGHALDELDPVFKKFSRSDKLSGLLLSLGYKKPVIIQSMYIFKQPGIGGEVVPHQDNSFLYTEPSTCTGLWLALEDATLVNGCLWAIPGSHKNGLVRRFIRDENGVHFDKPSPSYDQKDFVPVEVKAGSLVVIHGDLIHQSFENRSSQSRHAYSLHVVDTDGCRWAQDNWIRRKVDPEPIYG is encoded by the exons ATGGGCATCCATGGAAGCCTCAGCTCAGACCAGCTTAACTTCTTCAATACCCAAG GATACTTGGTGATGGAATCATTTTCAAGCCTAGAGGAGATAGAATCCATGAGGAAAAGAATGGATGATTTGCTTGATGAATTTGACCCTTCTACAACTTCCACTATTTTTTCCACCAAAACCCAC cAACATGCTACAAATGACTACTTCTTTGAAAGTGCTGAGAAGATTTCATTCTTCTTTGAAG AGAAAGCATTTGATGAGGATGGTAACTTGAAGCAACCGAAGAAACTCTCAATCAACAAAGTTggacatg CCTTAGATGAGCTTGATCCTGTATTTAAGAAGTTCTCTAGGTCAGATAAGCTGTCTGGGTTGTTGCTTTCATTGGGTTATAAAAAACCAGTTATTATCCAATCCATGTACATCTTTAAG CAACCAGGTATTGGAGGTGAAGTAGTGCCGCACCAGGATAACTCCTTCCTCTATACTGAACCATCAACTTGCACAGGGCTGTGGCTTGCTTTAGAAGATGCAACACTCGTAAATGGTTGCCTTTGGGCCATTCCTGGATCCCATAAAA ATGGCCTTGTGAGGAGATTCATTAGAGATGAGAATGGTGTACATTTTGATAAGCCATCTCCATCCTATGACCAAAAAGATTTTGTTCCTGTTGAAGTGAAAGCAGGGTCTTTGGTAGTCATTCATGGAGATCTCATCCACCAAAG TTTTGAGAATCGGTCATCACAATCAAGACATGCTTACAGTTTACATGTGGTGGATACTGATGGTTGCAGATGGGCACAAGATAATTG GATAAGGAGAAAAGTAGATCCAGAGCCCATTTATGGATGA